The Neodiprion lecontei isolate iyNeoLeco1 chromosome 6, iyNeoLeco1.1, whole genome shotgun sequence sequence TTGTTGGTACTGTTACCaagaacttgtaaaacttacTCTTAATGAGGACTTGTAATGCTTGATTATCAGGTGGGCCAGTGTCCATGTGATAAGGTATCACTGTTGTCAAatactgtaaattttcaatatatttttgtctggTTAGAAACGTATCTCATAGGTCTAACAAGATTGACAAAGTTCTAATCAGACTTTGCTCGTAAATCTAAGTTGCCTACCTTGGAATCTTGTATGGATCTATGCTGCGGCAAAGAGCTATTACTATTTTGTATTTGGTTTCTCTTCTctgccccccctccccccaccccccccccccgccccctccGCTTGCACCCTGCTGCTATTACTACTACCACTCCCATTTCTAcacctactcctgatcctactcctacttctactcatGATACTACTTCTTCACCTGATCCCACACCTACTCCTGATTCTATTCCTGATCCTTCACCAACTCCTGATTCTATTCCTGATCCTAcacctactcctgatccttcTTCTATTCGtacttctacttctactcccactcctactcctactcctactcccgATCCCACTTCTACTCTTCCTTCCATTCCTAATCCCacttcatcaaatattataatgatgttaaactcaccgagcacaaatcctcgtcctcctcgtccaccgtgttctcctcgtcttcgtcgtcctcctcctcgtccagttCGACCGCCACCATCCACCGctaaccacctccaacgacctccgccaaccacctcgggttatacctggaataataataaata is a genomic window containing:
- the LOC124295135 gene encoding fasciculation and elongation protein zeta-2-like isoform X1, with protein sequence MVAVELDEEEDDEDEENTVDEEDEDLCSYLTTVIPYHMDTGPPDNQALQVLIKILKAIYEDSPTVPTLLTDYILKGGLISFTLS
- the LOC124295135 gene encoding fasciculation and elongation protein zeta-2-like isoform X2 — its product is MVAVELDEEEDDEDEENTVDEEDEDLCSYLTTVIPYHMDTGPPDNQALQVLIKILKAIYEDSPTVPTLLTDYILKVLCPT